In the genome of Arachis hypogaea cultivar Tifrunner chromosome 9, arahy.Tifrunner.gnm2.J5K5, whole genome shotgun sequence, the window TCACCGTCGAAAATTTGGttatttgtaattattaatttcaaaataatgaaaatatccccattattttttgaaattttggttaTTGACTTATTGTCACTATAAAATTCGCTTACTATAACATCATCTAggtgtaaaattttaaaaattaaattatatatatgacAACATCTTATTTGATTCTCATCAACAATCCGTAGGCATGtgctattgtatttatatcttcGGTAATGTGTGCTATCGTTTTTATATTACCGGTgaatatgaatgttaaataaacaTTATTTTAAAGTCTATGGGTGTTTACGGATACGGACAAGAACGAATCTATATATACTTATGTGGGGTAATTATTCTTGTTGAGTTTTTCAAAAACCAATGAcaagtatatatgtatatgtagatAATTGTTCCTACGGTAATAATTTATTTGCCccgatatttcaaaaaaaaatgttgcgtaaaaattatttatattattagatattaatacaatgataaaaattaatatattatattatataaatttaaaacaaatgataataataatttatttaattaattacctaAAGTTAAATCATTagtatctaatattttttaaatataaataaaatcattagtatctaatatttttttataatatatatcatttatttatttttcattgttttgtttaatttagtttttttataaattttttaaatttgtcacTAGGTATGAATAATCCAATTATTCAATCAAAGTCGATTATATTAGTTTTAGACCTGGCGGATAattggatacaatcaaatccaaTTAGATTTCGACTGGATTAAACTCGACTCTAATTAGTTTAGGTGTTCTTGAAATAATTCAATTAGTCtaatgttaataaaaaataataaataatatatatatatatataattttatctactaactctaaatttttttaaattatgatatttatttaaGTTTGAATCGATGATGCATTATAttattactactattattattatagctTTTAgaggaattttaaaaaaatattcaattgttTTTAATCATCTCAATTGATCCAACTCAGATTTAACTGATATGAtgaattaattcaattagtgctagtttagtcacaaaaaattttaaatttgaactaACATGAATCGTTAATCGAACAAATATGAACTGTTTAACTCCAAacaaaaaccaaactaaaattgaaatcgattatattatgtatatattaaaattagtttttaaaatataaaatatatgttaaaatataaatacatattaaaaataaattaaactatatatatttatacacgaATTTATTtgtgttgatttgagtggttgATTTATGTGTGTGAATAACTTTTTTGAATTGAAATTATGACAATATATaggataaaagaaaagaaaagaaagaaaaaggagaagagaaaaagggaaaggggAGTTGAGGGTGAGAAGCGAGTAAATGAAAGCAGTAATCGATTGTTATTACTGTAATATTGATTATTGAGTAGTTTGTGTTTACATTAACATTGAGATGGGAGATAAAGGTTACACTTTGCAGGAAGCTGAAAGGCGAGGTTTAGATCGATCCCCAGAGTTGGCACCAAGGGTTTATTCTTTAATCTGCAAAGGCATTTCAGGTCCGCCTTTGCCACCACCGCGCAGCACTCTGGCGTCGGCGGCGAAGGATTTGGCGGCGTCACGGCCGGCTTGCACTTGAACAACTCTGCAAGTGACGTGTTGCAGAAGGATTGCGCCATGCAACCATCAAGCATTGCAACCACACTTAATGCCATTATTGCTACTGCCACCATTGACCATGATGTTTTTGAACCCATCCTctttcaattcttcttcttctttcactttGAACTTTCAAGTCCGTATGTCAAAcacagcaaagaaaagtgagtgatctcttATTATTGGATGTAATTTTtcactattaaaaatactattaataattaattgatgattacaaaacataaaaattattgtTCTCTAGCACTCCTCTTATTATTGTGTATCTCTAaacttggtgaatatctcttatgaaaggtattttttatttattttatttcattcatttaaatgtattaattaattatttaatttaactgagatgattatttaatatttattttctatattaattataattaattaattacattaattattttattcgattgaaataaataaataaatttattttgttttaatttgtttttaattttttatcttagaTATTTTGACTAATAATTTTAAAGatgatatataattaattatttatttgatttgattgagataaatattaaattattaatattttgtttaatcACATTAACTATAATTATGTTTCAATCCAATCATGCATAAGGTACTAAGGCTCGAAATTCAAATTTGTTGAAATCTAAGTCTATAGAGGATCAATTTCTATATTAAAATGGGGATCATCCTAACATTTTATgcaaatttaaattatatgattgatcCCTAATTTTGAGGATTGATCCTAACGTCCTTGTAAACACAAGATCCTATCAAAAACATATGTTTTTTTGTTCTAGCCTTGTCCAATAAGGACTGGAGGCCAATTAGACACGACTTGACGACCTGATGGGTCATCAACCCGATCGAACCAGCTTGGGCGACTCATATGTATAACACTACCTCCTGGGAGCAACCTGGAATTGTCAGAAGCTTCCAAGCGCTTGGGTCTAAGCAAAAGGAGCCCACCCGAAGTACAAAGTATATAAGGGAAGGGATCTATTCCTCCTCGAGGTACATCGCTTCCTTATCCTAATTAGCCACCTTTTCGTACAAATGCTTACTTTAGTATCGGAGTGTTCTTACAAACAAAGACAGATGTAGTCACAAGGCAGTGGAGGATAACTGTCCCTAGTGAAATTTCAAAAAATAGTGAGTATTTCTTAGTAAAATACCACAATTGCCCCCACTACATAATTAATTTTGCTCCCACCTCAATTTTCTAgctcttctttttctctccttttccaATTTTCTTCCTCTACTCCAGCCTCTTCCCTTTAGACTCTAGAGTTACTTTTGCCACTCCACATCTTCGCTAGTATGGCAGTGTCACTGTCTCACTTCCGCTGACATCACTACCCTATTCATCATTTTTCTCGCGTGATTCCGTCGATTTCTCCTTGTATCACCACTATTCTTTTACGTGGCTTTGTCGGTTTCTCCTTGCATCGTCGCTGTGCCATATCTGGTGGTTCTGCCTTCTTCTGCGTAACTGCGTTCCTCTTCTATGTCACTGGTTGTGATTTGTGTGGTTCTGCCGCTGCTTTCCTCTTTTGCGTTCCTTCCTTTGATAGTTCGGTGTctagttcttctttcttcttcagcaAATAGCAATCCTCTTCTCGTTCTTCCTTTTTATTCTAGGATCCTCTTCTTAGTTCAGTTCATCCTTCAGCCATTAAAGAGACCTTCATCCTGTTACCTGCTGCCGCTGGCCGCCGCATCAGTACTGGGTTCTGCCTCCTGGAGTTTAGTACTTCAATCTTGGACTCTTGGTACATTTATGATTTATTGAAATCGATATCTATTTGTTTAGTTAACTCGTtgcttagttagttagttgcttTATTGTTTGATAATTGATATAGTTGGTTTGGTAATTGTGATTGAATTTGTTCTGAAAATATAATTGCtaatttagttttattaatttgtttgttaattatttttgtgtATTGAGTTATTTTGAATTAGTAATTTAAGATATT includes:
- the LOC140175244 gene encoding putative lipid-transfer protein DIR1: MGSKTSWSMVAVAIMALSVVAMLDGCMAQSFCNTSLAELFKCKPAVTPPNPSPPTPECCAVVAKADLKCLCRLKNKPLVPTLGIDLNLAFQLPAKCNLYLPSQC